CGCGTCCGTCGCTGCGGCTCGACCCGCTCGGGATGCTGCTCACGGCGGGCACGGGTCAGGAGGTGTGGCGCGTGGACGTCCCGCCCGACCTCGTGGAGCCCGCCGCGCCGCATGCGGACTGCTCGACGGTCGATGGTCCGGTGCCCGTGGCCGCCACGGTCCTCACCGAGGCGGGCGTCCGGGTGCACGCGTGCCTGGCGGACGCCGTGGACGCGATGGTCGCGGCCGCGCGCGCGGACGGGGTGCACCTGGTGGCCTCGGGCTGGCGGAGCCGTGAGCAGCAGATCGCCGCGCGTGCCCGCAACTGCCGGACCGTGGACGGCCGCGTGCGCTGCCACCCACCCACGGCCGTGCCCGGGCTCTCGCGTCACGAGTGGGGCCTTGCGCTCGACATCACCGACCGCGGCGCGCTGGTGCGGCTCGGCACGCCCGCGTGGGAGTGGCTCGTCGCGAACGCCGGGACGTACGGGCTGACGAACCTGCCGGGGGAGCCGTGGCACTGGAGCATCGACGGCTGGTGAGTCCGCGGCCCGGCGCCGACGCGTGCGGTCGCTGACTAGCCTGGGGCCGTGCCTGCACCCCTGGACCCCTCGTCGGCGCGCGAGGCGACGCCCCCGCTGACCGCCGTCGCGCAGGACTACCTCAAGGTCGTGTGGTCGGCCACGGAGTGGGCGGACGTGCCGGTCACGACGAAGATGCTGGCGGCGCGCCTGGGCGTGGGCGCCTCCACGGTCTCCGAGCAGGTCCGCCGGCTCGCGGACGCGGGGCTGCTCACGCACGAGCCGTACGGGGCGGTGGGCCTGACGGACGAAGGGCGCACGCATGCGCTCGCGATGGTGCGTCGGCACCGCCTGGTCGAGACGTTCCTGGTGGAGGTGCTGGGCTACGGCTGGGACGAGGTGCACGACGAGGCCGAGGTGCTCGAGCACGCGGTCTCCGACGTGTTCGTGGAGCGCGTCGCGGGGCTGCTCGGGCACCCCGTGCGGGACCCGCACGGGGACCCGATCCCGGGGCCCGACGGCAGCCTGCAGGTCCCCGACGCCACGGAGATGTGGGCGGTGGCGCCCGGCGCGTGGCGGATCGCGCGCATCAGCGACGCCGATCCGGACCTGCTGCGCTGGCTCGAGGAGGTCGGGCTGGTGCTCGACGCCGAGGTGACGGTCGTGGAGCGCCGGGAGGCGGTCGGGACCGTCGCGGTGCGGCTGGGCGACCGGCCCGTGGACCTGGGCGAGGTGGCCGCGCGCGCGATCTGGCTGACCTCCGCGGGCTGACCTGGACCGGACCGCGACGACGCGCTCCGCGATGCTGCCGTAGGCTGCCCGCATCCCTCTGGAGTGACGACGGCGCCCTCCGGACCGTGATCGAATCGATACGACGACCGCGTCGAGCGCGCCGCACCCGAGGAGGACCCGTGCGCACCACCGCCCGCAGCCCGCTGCTCCCGCTCGCACCCGGCCCCGCGCGCCTCGCGCTGCTCGCGCTCGCGCTCGGCGGGTTCGGGCTCGGCACCACCGAGTTCGCGACCATGGGCCTGCTCCCGGAGATCGCCGCGGACCTCTCGGCGTCCATCCCGCAGACCGGGTTCGCCATCACCGCGTACGCGCTCGGCGTGGTGGTCGGCGCCCCCACGCTCGCGGCGGTCGGCGCGCGGCTGGACCGCCGCACTCTGCTGCTCTGGCTGCTGGTGGCGTTCACCGTGGCCAACACCGCGTCGGCGTTCGCGCCGGACCTGCCGACGCTCGTCGGCGCGCGGTTCCTGGCCGGGCTGCCGCACGGTGCGTTCTTCGGCGTGGGCGCGGTCGTCGGCACCGCGGTGGTGGGCCCCGAGCGACGCGGGCACGCGGTCTCGATGATGATGGCGGGCCTGACGATCGCGTGCGCCGTCGGCGTGCCGGCCACGGCCGTGGTGGGTCACGCGATCGGCTGGCGGTGGTCGTTCGTGGGCGTCGGCGGAATCGGGCTGGTCACGTTGCTCGCCGTGCGCGCGTGGGTACCCGGCCTCGCGGCCGCCGCGGGGGCGAGCGTGCGGAGCGAGCTCTCCGCGCTGCGCAACCGCGCGCTGTGGATCGCGTTCGCCGCCGGTGCCATCGGGTTCGGCGGCATGTTCGCGGTCTACTCCTACGTCAAGCCGCTGCTGATGGAGGCGAGCGGGCTGTCCGTGGGCGTCGTGCCCGTGGTGCTCGCGCTGTACGGCCTCGGCATGACCGCGGGCACGCTGCTCGGCGGGCGCCTGGCGGACCGCTCGGTGCTGGGCACCGTGGTGCTCGGCATGGTCTCGACGATCGTCGTGCTGGTCGCGATCGCGCTGGTCGGCCGCGAGCCCGTGCCGGCGGTCGTCGCGATCGTGCTGCTGGGCGTGACGTCCCAGGTGCTGGGCCTGTCGTTGCAGACCCGCCTCATGGACGTGTCACCCGCCGCGCCCTCGCTCGGCGCCGCGCTGTGCCACTCGGCGCTCAACCTGGGCAACGCGTCGGGGGCGTTCTTCGGGGGCCTCGTGATCGACGCCGGCCTCGGGTACCTCGCGCCCGCCTGGGTCGGCGCCGGGCTCACGGCGGTCGGGCTCCTCGTCGTCGTGACCGTGGGGCGTGGCGCCGCGCCGGCCGTGCACCCGGGCCCGCAGGAGCACGCCGACGCACCGCACGCGCGCGTCGGCGTCGCCTGAGGCCGGTCACCGGCGCCGCGTGCCGAACACCGAGCGCGTGATCTCCCGGCCGAGCTGCGTGCCGACCGACCGCAGGATCGAGTCGAACGCGCCGCTGGTGCGCCGCGACGTCTTCGCCGCCGCGGACCGGGCCTCCTTCTCGCGCGTGCGGGCGACGCGCTCGGCCTCCTCGGCGCGCTCGGCCGCGTCATGCGCCGCGGCCCGGTCCGCCTCGGCCTGCGCGGCGCGGGCGGTGAGCATCTCGTACGCCGACTCGCGGTCCACCGCTGCGCTGTAGCGGGCCGTCAGCGAGCTCGCCGCGACGGCCGCCGTGAGCGTCGGGGCGGGTGCCGGCTCCATCGACGACTGGGGTGCGCGCAGGCGTGTCCACGCCACGGGCGTCGGGACGCCCTTCTCGCCCAGCACCGTCACGACCGCCTCACCCGTGCCGAGCGTCGTGAGCAGCTCCTCGAGGTCGTACGGCGAGGTCGGGAACGTGCGGGCGGCCGCCCGCAGCGCCGTCGCGTCGTCGGGCGTGTAGGCGCGCAGCGCGTGCTGCACGCGCGAGCCCAGCTGCGCGAGCACGTCCGCAGGCACGTCCTTGGGGCTCTGCGTCACGAAGAACACGCCGACACCCTTCGAGCGGATGAGGCGCACCGTCTGCGTGACCTGCGCCAGGAAGTCCTTCGACGCGTCGCGGAACAGCAGGTGCGCCTCGTCGAAGAAGAACACCAGACGCGGCTTGTCCGGGTCGCCGACCTCGGGCAGCACCTGGAACAGCTCGGCGAGCAGCCACATGAGGAACGTGGAGAACAGCGCCGGCCGGTCCTGCACGCCCGGCAGCTCGAGCGCGCTCACCAGCCCGCGGCCGTCCGGTGCGAGCCGCAGCAGCTCGGCCACGTCGAACGCGGGCTCGCCGAAGAACGCGTCCGCGCCCTGCGCCTGCAGCGCGACGATCTCGCGCAGGATCACGCCCGCGGTCGCCGCCGAGAGGCCACCGATGCCCTTGAGCTCGGCCTTGCCCTCGTCGCTCACCAGGTACGCGATGGTCGACTGCAGGTCCTTGAGGTCCAGCAGGGCGAGGCCCTGCCCGTCCGCCCAGTGCATGATCAGGCCCAGGCTGGACTCCTGCGTCGCGTTCAGGCCCAGCACCTTGGCCAGCAGGAGCGGCCCGAAGTCCGTCACGGTGGTCCGGATCGGCACGCCGGTGCCGATGCCGCCGAGCGTGAACAGCTCGACGGGCGACGCCGTCGCGGTCCAGGCCTGGCCGATGCTCGAGGTGCGGTCGGTCAGCTTGGGCGAGGCGGTCCCGGCCACGCTCAGGCCCGTCAGGTCGCCCTTGACGTCCGCGACGAACACCGGGACGCCCGCGGCGGACAACCCCTCGGTCATGACCTGCAACGTCTTGGTCTTGCCCGTGCCCGTGGCTCCTGCGACCAGGCCGTGCCGGTTGAGCATCGCGAGCGGGAGCCCGACCTGGACCGCGGGCACCGCGGCGCCGTCCTGCACGAGCGCTCCGAGCGGCAGCACCGCGCCGGCGAACGTGTACCCCGCGCGCACCTGCCCGGCGTGCTCGTCGAGCGGCGCGTCGTCGGGGCCGGGGCCGGGGCCGGGTGCCGGTGGGGCGGCCGGTGCGGCGGCCGGATCGGCAGCGGCCGGCGGTGCGTCGGCGGCGGGCTGCGCGGCGGCGGGCGCCTGCCGACCGGCGGCCGCCTCGGCCGCGGCGAGCGCGGCCTGCGCGGCCGCGGCCCGCGCCTCGGCGGCCTCCGCGGCGCTCTGCGCGGCCGCCGCACGCAGTGCGGCGAGCGTCGCGTCGTCGACCGGGGCGGGGCTGCTGGGGACGTCGCTGTCCGTCATGTCGCGATCGTAGGGCGCGGCACCGTCGCGCGCCGAGGGTGCGTGCGGACCGCTGCGCCCGGACGGTGCGACACCGCTCGGGCGCGGCCTGTCGGCTCGGTAAACTCACCGGGTGACCTCGACCCCAGCGACCGCCTCCCAGCCGACCGCCGACCGGGGCGACGACGTCCCGTTCCGGTACACCGCCGACCTCGCGCGCGAGATCGAGCTCCGCTGGCAGGACGAGTGGCAGGAGCGCGGCACGTTCCACGCCGCCAACCCCACGGGGTCGCTGACCGACGGCGACGGCCGCCACGCCGACCCGTCGCGCCGGTCGTTCTTCGTCATGGACATGTTCCCGTACCCCTCGGGTGCGGGCCTGCACATCGGCCACCCGCTGGGGTACATCGCGACCGACGTGGTCGCGCGGTTCCGGCGCATGCAGGGCGACAACGTGCTGCACGCGCTCGGCTTCGACGCGTTCGGCCTGCCCGCCGAGCAGTACGCGGTGCAGACGGGTCAGCACCCGCGCGTCACCACCGAGGCGAACATCGCGATCATGCAGCGGCAGCTGCGTCGCCTGGGCCTGGCCCACGACCCGCGCCGCTCGTTCGCGACCATCGACCCCGACTACGTGCGCTGGACGCAGTGGATCTTCCTCCAGATCTTCGGCGCGTGGTACGACGAGGACGCCGAGCGCGCGGACGGCGGACGCGGCAAGGCCCGCCCGATCACCGAGCTCGAGGCGGAGCTGGCCGCGGGCACGCGGCCGGTCCCGGCGGTCGCGGACGTCCCCGCGGGTGTCGCGTGGCAGGACCTGGACGCCGTGGCGCGCCGCCGCGTGCTGGACGCGCACCGGCTCGCGTACGTCTCCGAGACCCCCGTGAACTGGTGCCCGGGGCTGGGCACGGTGCTGGCCAACGAGGAGGTCACGTCGGACGGCCGCTCGGAGCGCGGCAACTTCCCGGTGTTCCAGCGCAGCCTGCGCCAGTGGAACATGCGGATCACGGCGTACGCGGACCGCCTGGCCGACGACCTGGACCACATCGACTGGCCCGAGAAGGTCAAGTCGATGCAGCGCAACTGGATCGGCCGCTCGTCGGGCGCGCGCGTCCGGTTCGCGGTCGAGGGCGGCAGCCAGGTCGAGGTGTTCACCACGCGTCCGGACACGCTGTTCGGCGCGACGTTCATGGTCGTGGCACCCGAGCACCCGCTGCTCGACGAGGTGCCGCCGAGCTGGCCCGACGGCACGCACGCGGCCTGGACCGGTGGGCACGCCTCGCCGGCCGAGGCGGTCGCGGCCTACCGGGCGGAGGCCGCGGCCAAGACCGCGGTCGAGCGGCAGGCCGACGCGGGCCGCAAGACGGGCGTGTTCACCGGGCACCTGGCGATCAACCCGGTCAACGGGCAGCCGCTGCCCGTGTTCACCGCCGACTACGTGCTCATGGGGTACGGCACGGGCGCGATCATGGCGGTCCCGGGCGGCGACGAGCGCGACTTCGCGTTCGCGCAGGCCTACGAGCTGCCGGTGGTCTACACGACCGCGGGCGACGTGACCGACGCCGCGCGCACGGGCGACGGCGTGGTCATCAACTCCTCGAACGACGAGCTGTCGCTCGACGGCCTGGGCGTGGCCGAGGCCAAGGAGCGCATGATCGCGTGGCTCACGGCCGCGGGCATCGGCGAGGGCACCATCACCTACCGCCTGCGCGACTGGCTGTTCAGCCGGCAGCGCTACTGGGGCGAGCCGTTCCCGGTGGTCTACGACGAGCACGACCTGCCGATCGCGCTGCCCGCCGAGCTGCTGCCGGTCGCGCTGCCCGACGTGCCCGACTACGCGCCGCGCACGTTCGACCCCGAGGACTCCGCGTCGTCGCCCGAGCCCCCGCTCGGCCGCAACGACGAGTGGGTCACGGTGACGCTGGACCTGGGCGACGGCCCGCGGCAGTACCGCCGGGACACCAACACGATGCCCAACTGGGCCGGGTCGTGCTGGTACTACCTGCGCTACCTGGACCCGACGTCCGACGAGGTGCTCGTCGACCCCGAGCTCGAGCGGTTCTGGATGGGCCCGGGCCACAACGGTGACCCGGCCGACACCGTGGGCGGCGTCGACCTGTACGTCGGTGGCGTCGAGCACGCCGTGCTGCACCTGCTGTACGCGCGGTTCTGGCACAAGGTGCTGTTCGACCTGGGCCACGTGAGCGGCGGCGAGCCGTTCCACCAGCTGTTCAACCAGGGCTACATCCAGGCGTACGCCTACACCGACGCACGCGGCGTGCACGTCCCCGCCGACGAGGTGGTCGAGGACGAGGCGTCCCCCACGGGCTTCACGTGGCAGGGCGAACCCGTCAACCGTGAGTACGGGAAGATGGGCAAGTCGCTCAAGAACATGGTGACGCCCGACGAGATGTACGCCGAGTACGGCGCGGACACGCTGCGCGTCTACGAGATGTCGATGGGCCCGCTGGACCTGTCGCGGCCGTGGGAGACGCGCGCCGTCGTCGGGTCGCAGCGCTTCCTGCAGCGCCTGTGGCGCAACGTCGTCTCCGAGGCGGACGGCACGCTCGTCGTGAGCGAGGACGCGCCGTCCGACGAGACGTCGCGCGTGCTGCACCGGACCATCGCGGACGTCACCGAGGACATGGCGGCCATGCGGATCAACACCGCGATCGCCAAGCTCATCGTGCTGAACAACCACCTCACGACCCTGCCTGCCGCACCGCGCGCCGCGGTGGAGGCGCTCGTGCTCATGACCGCGCCGATCGCGCCGCACGTGGCGGAGGAGATCTGGGCGCGCCTCGGCCACGAGCGCTCGCTCGCGTACGAGCCCTACCCGGTGGCCGATCCGGCGTTCCTGGTCGAGGAGACCGTCACGTGCGTCTTCCAGGTCGCGGGCAAGGTCCGTGGCCGGGCGGAGGTCGCGGTGGACTCGTCCGACGACGCGCTGCGCGAGCTCGCGCTGGCCGACGCGGGCGTGCAGCGCGCGCTCGACGGACGCGGCGTGCGCACCGTGATCGTGCGGGCGCCCCGGCTCGTCAACGTGGTGCCGGCCTGATCGGGCGTCGGGGCCGGCCCGCCGACGCGCCCGCGTCGGTCGCGGTCGTCACGGACTCCACCGCCTCGCTCCCGCCCGACGTGGCGCGCCGGTGGGGCGTCGGTGTGGTGCCGCTCGACGTGCTCGTCGGCGCGCAGCGCCACGTCGAGGGCGTGGACCTGACGTCCGCCGGGCTGCTCGCGGCGCTGCAGTCGGGCGCGCGTGTCTCGACGTCGCAGCCGCCGCCCGCGGCCTTCGCGGCCGCCTATGCGGCCGCCGCCGAGGCGGGGGCGCGCGAGGTCGTCTCGATCCACCTGTCCGGCGAGCTGTCGGGGACGGTGCAGGCGGCGCGGCTGGCCGCGCGGGAGGCGCCGGTGCCCGTGCACGTCGTCGACGCCCGCACCACCGTCATGGCGCTCGGCTGGACCGTGCTCGAGGCGGCCCGCTTCGCGCGTGACGTCACCGTCCCCGCGCTGCTCGAGGGACCTCCTGTCGCGCCCGAGCCCCAGCCGCTGGGCTTCGGGCGTCGCATCGGCCGCCTGCTCGCATCGCCCGAGCCCGTGGCGCCGCTGCCGGACGGTGCCGCGGTCGCCGCGCACGCGGGGGCGAGCGCCCGCGGCACGCGCGCCTGGTTCCTGGTGGACTCGCTCGACCACCTGCGCCGCGGAGGACGGCTGTCGGCACCCGCGGCCGCGCTCGGCACGGTCCTGGGACTGCGCCCGCTGCTCACGCTCGGCGACGGGCGCGTCGTGGTGGCCGAGAAGGTCCGGACCCGGCGCGCGGCCCGCGAGCGGCTCGAGCAGGCCGCGCGCACGCATGCCGCAGGCCTGGCGAGGACCCGGGTCACGGTGCACCACCTGGGCCAGGTCGACCTGGCCGCGGAGCTGCTCGCGCGCGTGCGGACGTGGCCGGGCGTGGTCGAGTCCGTCGCCGCCGAGACGAGCGCCGTGGTCGCCGCGCACGTCGGTCCCGGCCTGCTCGCGATCGTCGTCGCCGAGGCCTGACGCGCCACTGCGCAAAGGCGCCGGCGCGCCTCGGTGCGCCGCCCGACCCCAGGCCCGCGGTGGCCGTGGCCCGTCCGCAATGCGTCGGGTGCCGGGCGGGCCGGCCGGGGGCGCGCACCTACCGTGCCGGTCGTGACCCTGACCGAGCGCGACGCACCCCGCGCGGTCCGTGAGCGACTGGCCCGCCTGACCACCACCGACACGTCCCGGCACGGTCCGGGCGCGCCGGCCGCGGCGGCGCCGGGCCTCACGGCCGGGGCGCTCGCGGGCGCGGCGCAGCGCTACGCCGATGCGCACGGCGTGCTGCCGGGTCCCGAACCAGTGCCGCACCGGCTGCGGATCCGGATCACCCCCCGGGGCGTCCTGGTCGTCGCGCTCGCGGTCGCGCTCGTCGCGGGAGCGGTGGCGCTGCGCGCGGCCGCGACCCGTCCGGGCGTCGCGACGCCGCTGCCGGTCCCGGCGCCGTGGGCGTCCGCGTCTCCCGGAGCGGGCGACGGACCGCCCGGGGAACCGACCGGGGCGCCGGCTCCGGCCGAGCTCGTGGTCGACGTGGTCGGCGCCGTCGCGCGCCCGGGCGTTGTGCGGCTGCCGCCGGGCTCGCGCGTGGTGGACGCCCTCGACGCTGCCGGCGGCGCGCTCACCGACGCCGACGTCGCCCGGCTCAACCTCGCGCGCGTGCTCGTGGACGGCGAGCAGGTCGTCGTGCCGCGGCCCGGTGACCCCGTCGTGGCCGCGCCCCCGGACGCGGGCGGGGGAGCGGACGGGGGCAGCCTCGTCGACCTCAACACGGCCGACGAGGCCACGCTCGACACGCTGCCCGGCATCGGCCCCGTGCTCGCGGCACGCATCGTCGAGCACCGGGCGGCCGGGCCGTTCGCGTCGGTGGACGACCTGGTGGACGTGCCCGGGATCGGCCAGGCGCTCCTCGAGGACCTCCGTGACCTGGTCCGTGTCTGACGCGCGCGCACCCCGGGCGGCCGGCACCCGCACGATCGACCTGCGGCTCGCGCCGGCCGCGCTGGGCGCCTGGGCCGCGGCGCTGCTCGCGGTCCGCGTCGCGGCGGACGTGTCGCTCCTGGTCGCAGGCGCGGCGGTCGTGGTGGCGGGCACCGTGACGGCCGCGGTCGTCCGTCGCCGCTGGACGGCGTGGGCGGGCGAGGCGGGCGCGACGGCGTGGGCGCTCGCGCTCCTCGTCGGCGCGCTCGTGGCGCTCCCGACCGCCGCGCAGGTCCAGGGCCGGTCGAGCGGCCTCCTCCCACGGCTCGTGGCCACGGGTGCGGCGGCCGAGGTCACGGGGCGCGTCGTGGCACCGCCCCAGCTGGTGGCACCCGCATG
The Cellulomonas gilvus ATCC 13127 DNA segment above includes these coding regions:
- a CDS encoding metal-dependent transcriptional regulator; the protein is MPAPLDPSSAREATPPLTAVAQDYLKVVWSATEWADVPVTTKMLAARLGVGASTVSEQVRRLADAGLLTHEPYGAVGLTDEGRTHALAMVRRHRLVETFLVEVLGYGWDEVHDEAEVLEHAVSDVFVERVAGLLGHPVRDPHGDPIPGPDGSLQVPDATEMWAVAPGAWRIARISDADPDLLRWLEEVGLVLDAEVTVVERREAVGTVAVRLGDRPVDLGEVAARAIWLTSAG
- a CDS encoding MFS transporter, whose protein sequence is MRTTARSPLLPLAPGPARLALLALALGGFGLGTTEFATMGLLPEIAADLSASIPQTGFAITAYALGVVVGAPTLAAVGARLDRRTLLLWLLVAFTVANTASAFAPDLPTLVGARFLAGLPHGAFFGVGAVVGTAVVGPERRGHAVSMMMAGLTIACAVGVPATAVVGHAIGWRWSFVGVGGIGLVTLLAVRAWVPGLAAAAGASVRSELSALRNRALWIAFAAGAIGFGGMFAVYSYVKPLLMEASGLSVGVVPVVLALYGLGMTAGTLLGGRLADRSVLGTVVLGMVSTIVVLVAIALVGREPVPAVVAIVLLGVTSQVLGLSLQTRLMDVSPAAPSLGAALCHSALNLGNASGAFFGGLVIDAGLGYLAPAWVGAGLTAVGLLVVVTVGRGAAPAVHPGPQEHADAPHARVGVA
- a CDS encoding helicase HerA-like domain-containing protein; its protein translation is MTDSDVPSSPAPVDDATLAALRAAAAQSAAEAAEARAAAAQAALAAAEAAAGRQAPAAAQPAADAPPAAADPAAAPAAPPAPGPGPGPDDAPLDEHAGQVRAGYTFAGAVLPLGALVQDGAAVPAVQVGLPLAMLNRHGLVAGATGTGKTKTLQVMTEGLSAAGVPVFVADVKGDLTGLSVAGTASPKLTDRTSSIGQAWTATASPVELFTLGGIGTGVPIRTTVTDFGPLLLAKVLGLNATQESSLGLIMHWADGQGLALLDLKDLQSTIAYLVSDEGKAELKGIGGLSAATAGVILREIVALQAQGADAFFGEPAFDVAELLRLAPDGRGLVSALELPGVQDRPALFSTFLMWLLAELFQVLPEVGDPDKPRLVFFFDEAHLLFRDASKDFLAQVTQTVRLIRSKGVGVFFVTQSPKDVPADVLAQLGSRVQHALRAYTPDDATALRAAARTFPTSPYDLEELLTTLGTGEAVVTVLGEKGVPTPVAWTRLRAPQSSMEPAPAPTLTAAVAASSLTARYSAAVDRESAYEMLTARAAQAEADRAAAHDAAERAEEAERVARTREKEARSAAAKTSRRTSGAFDSILRSVGTQLGREITRSVFGTRRR
- the leuS gene encoding leucine--tRNA ligase; the encoded protein is MTSTPATASQPTADRGDDVPFRYTADLAREIELRWQDEWQERGTFHAANPTGSLTDGDGRHADPSRRSFFVMDMFPYPSGAGLHIGHPLGYIATDVVARFRRMQGDNVLHALGFDAFGLPAEQYAVQTGQHPRVTTEANIAIMQRQLRRLGLAHDPRRSFATIDPDYVRWTQWIFLQIFGAWYDEDAERADGGRGKARPITELEAELAAGTRPVPAVADVPAGVAWQDLDAVARRRVLDAHRLAYVSETPVNWCPGLGTVLANEEVTSDGRSERGNFPVFQRSLRQWNMRITAYADRLADDLDHIDWPEKVKSMQRNWIGRSSGARVRFAVEGGSQVEVFTTRPDTLFGATFMVVAPEHPLLDEVPPSWPDGTHAAWTGGHASPAEAVAAYRAEAAAKTAVERQADAGRKTGVFTGHLAINPVNGQPLPVFTADYVLMGYGTGAIMAVPGGDERDFAFAQAYELPVVYTTAGDVTDAARTGDGVVINSSNDELSLDGLGVAEAKERMIAWLTAAGIGEGTITYRLRDWLFSRQRYWGEPFPVVYDEHDLPIALPAELLPVALPDVPDYAPRTFDPEDSASSPEPPLGRNDEWVTVTLDLGDGPRQYRRDTNTMPNWAGSCWYYLRYLDPTSDEVLVDPELERFWMGPGHNGDPADTVGGVDLYVGGVEHAVLHLLYARFWHKVLFDLGHVSGGEPFHQLFNQGYIQAYAYTDARGVHVPADEVVEDEASPTGFTWQGEPVNREYGKMGKSLKNMVTPDEMYAEYGADTLRVYEMSMGPLDLSRPWETRAVVGSQRFLQRLWRNVVSEADGTLVVSEDAPSDETSRVLHRTIADVTEDMAAMRINTAIAKLIVLNNHLTTLPAAPRAAVEALVLMTAPIAPHVAEEIWARLGHERSLAYEPYPVADPAFLVEETVTCVFQVAGKVRGRAEVAVDSSDDALRELALADAGVQRALDGRGVRTVIVRAPRLVNVVPA
- a CDS encoding DegV family protein; translated protein: MGRRGRPADAPASVAVVTDSTASLPPDVARRWGVGVVPLDVLVGAQRHVEGVDLTSAGLLAALQSGARVSTSQPPPAAFAAAYAAAAEAGAREVVSIHLSGELSGTVQAARLAAREAPVPVHVVDARTTVMALGWTVLEAARFARDVTVPALLEGPPVAPEPQPLGFGRRIGRLLASPEPVAPLPDGAAVAAHAGASARGTRAWFLVDSLDHLRRGGRLSAPAAALGTVLGLRPLLTLGDGRVVVAEKVRTRRAARERLEQAARTHAAGLARTRVTVHHLGQVDLAAELLARVRTWPGVVESVAAETSAVVAAHVGPGLLAIVVAEA
- a CDS encoding ComEA family DNA-binding protein, encoding MTLTERDAPRAVRERLARLTTTDTSRHGPGAPAAAAPGLTAGALAGAAQRYADAHGVLPGPEPVPHRLRIRITPRGVLVVALAVALVAGAVALRAAATRPGVATPLPVPAPWASASPGAGDGPPGEPTGAPAPAELVVDVVGAVARPGVVRLPPGSRVVDALDAAGGALTDADVARLNLARVLVDGEQVVVPRPGDPVVAAPPDAGGGADGGSLVDLNTADEATLDTLPGIGPVLAARIVEHRAAGPFASVDDLVDVPGIGQALLEDLRDLVRV